The Polyangium aurulentum genomic interval CCGAGCCCCTCGACCAGCTCGCGCTGGGCCTCGGCCTGGCGCAGCTCGAAGCGGCTCCTGCGCGTCACCACCTCGCGCCGGTGCTCGATGAAATGGGCGAGCGTCTCCTTCAGGCTCAACACGGCCGGGCGGCCGCCCGCGATGCTCAGGTTGATGACGCCGAACGTCGATTGCAGATCCGTCAGCCGGTAGAGCTGGTTCTGCACGACCTGCGGGAAGACGTCCTTCTTCAGCTCGACGACGATCCGCATCCCCTCGCGATCGCTCTCGTCGCGCACCTCGGCGATGCCCTCGATGCGCTTTTCCTTCATGGTCTCGGCGATCTTCGCCACGAGGCGCGCCTTGTTGACCTGGTAGGGGATCTCGTTGATGACGATCTGCTCGCGATCGCCCTTCATCGTCTTCTCGACGATGCAGCGGCCGCGCATCACGATCTGCCCGCGGCCCGTGCGATAGGCCTGCTCGATCCCGCTCTTGCCGTAAATGAGGCCGCCCGTCGGGAAATCGGGGCCCTTCACGTGCACCATCAGCTCCTCGAGCGTCGCGTCGGGATTGCGGATGAGCAGCAGCGTCGCGTCGATGATCTCGGTCAGGTTGTGCGGCGGGATGTTCGTCGCCATGCCGACCGCGATGCCGCCCGAGCCGTTCACCAGGAGCTGCGGGAACTTCGCCGGCAGGACCGTGGGCTCCAGCTCCGAGTCGTCGTAGTTCGGCGTGAAGTCGACCGTCTCCTTGTCGATGTCGGAGAGCAGATCGGTCGCGATGCGCGACAGCCGCGACTCGGTGTAACGCATGGCCGCGGGGAAATCGCCGTCGACCGAGCCGAAGTTGCCCTGCCCGTCGATGAGCGGGTAACGCAGGCTGAACGTCTGGGCCATGCGGACCAGCGCGTCGTACACGGAGGCGTCGCCGTGCGGGTGGTACTTGCCGAGCACGTCGCCGACGACGCGCGCGCATTTCTTGTGCGCGCCGCTCGGGCCGATCTTCTGCTCGTGCATCGAGTAGAGGATCCGCCGGTGAACGGGCTTCAGCCCGTCGCGCACGTCGGGGATGGCGCGACCGATGATCACGCTCATCGCGTAATCGAGGTAGCTGTTTCGGAGCTCGTCCTGGATGCTGACCGGAATCTTCTGCGTGATGTTCGACGTGTCTTCCATGCCGCTCGCCCGCGCCCTGGCCCGACGCGCGCCCGAGGCCGAAAATGAGCCTCTGCCGCGCCGTCCGAGGGACGCTCTCAGGTAGTCCAACGAGCCCGCTCCTGCAAAGGAGAAACGGCCGGCCGAGCCGCCCCGGGCGCGCCAATTTTCAGAGGGTCGTGCAGGCCGCGACGGCCACGGCCCCAGGCGTCACCTGCGCCGCGCAGCTCGCCTGCAAGACCACATCGCCCGTGGTGTTTTTCGCCGCAATCTGCGCCTCGTACGCGCCAGGCGCGAGCGGCCCGAAGCGCACGCTCTTGCCGCAGGTTACGCCCATGGCGGAGAGCGACGCGGCCCCGGTGAGCGCGACGTCGAAGCTCGCCACGTCCGCGGGCCCGCACGCCCGTCCGGCCGACTTCAGCGCGTCCTCGAGGCCGATGTCGACGGCGCCCTCGGCGCTCAGCGGATCGCAGACCGCGGACACGACGAGGCCAGAGACCGGCAGCGCGGAGCACGAGGCGCCCCACACCACCGGCCCGCCGGACTCGGCGCGGGCCTCGATGCGGAATTCGTAGAGCTTGCCGGCCTCGATGCCCTGCGAATAGGGCGCGGGCGCCGCCCCGCCGGTCACGCACGGCAGGTTCAGGAGCGGGGGCAGGGAAGGGTCGGCGGGCGTGACGTCGAAGCTCGCCACATGGCCGGTCGCGCCCTTCTTGCAGCTCAAATCGCTCCCGGGCTGGGCGCCTGCGTCGGCGAGGGTCGCGCGCGGGTCGATGGCGATGCCCGTGGGCGTCCCGGCCGCCGCGAGCGGCATGCAGGTGTCGAGGACCGCCTGCACGTCGGACTTGGCTTCAATCTCGGTGCACGTCGTGGTCCAGCGCGGGGTCACCGCGCCGGCGCCCGGCGTGGCGCGCGGGAGCTGGGCGCGGCTGCCCGAGGAGTCGCCGCCCTCGGGGACGAGCGCGGTCGCGGCCACGTCGTAGCCGTCGATCTCGATCCGGTATTTGTGGCCCGCGACGATCTCGCGAAACTGCACGGTGGCCGAGCAGGCGAGCGGGGGCGACGAGGGGAGCGCTTTGCCGTCGGTGACGTCGATGGGCGTCGCGACATAGCTCTGCATCGCGCCGGGGACGGCGGCGCAGGGGACGTCGTCGCCGAGGAACCTCGACGGCTCGACGCGAATGCTCGTGGGGGGCGTGGAGACGAGATCCGTGGGGTCGAGGGTATCGTCGTCCGTCGTGGTGCACCCGGCGATCGGAAGGAGCAGGGCTGCAACGAGGGACAGCGGACCTGAGCGACGGCGCATGCGGCGGGCGTAGCCGATGGCCCGCGCCGGCGCCAGGCCAAAGCAAAGCCTTTTCAGACCGGGCAGGAGCCCAGCGTCACCGTCGCAATCGCGATCCAGTCGATCCCCGCCGGCAGTCGCCCCTCGGCGCGCTCGGGCCTGCCGCCGCCCCTGCCGCCCGCGGCGGCTGCTGCGCGCTTGAGAAAGCCGCCGCAGTCGAAATCACTCGCCGGGCCCCGCGCCGCGAGGACGAGGGTGCCGCCGTCCGCCTCGCCCGCGAGCAGCGCCACCCGATCCCCCTCGGCCGTGATGCGGCCCGCGACCGCGCGCAAAAGGTCGAGCGAGGCGTCCTCGATCACGCCCAGGACCCTCCGCTCGCCGCGCGCATCCGCGCTCGCGAGCAGCTCGGCCGCGACCGATCCCGCCACGCGCCCCCGCACCCGCCCGAGCGCCTCGCGCGCCTCGGTGAGCTCGCGCCGGAGCTTGTCGATCCCCGTGCGCACGTCGTCGGGGCCGCAGGTCAGCTCGCGGCCCAGCGCGCGGAGCAGATCCGAGGCATGCGCGAGCTTCCCCCGCGCCCGCGCCCCCGCGCTGAAGACCACGCGCGCCTTGCCCTTGTAGCGCTCGACGGCCTCGACGCGCATCACGCCCACCTGCGCGGCGCGTGTGCAATGGGTGCCGCCGCAGGGGGTGAAGTCGAAGTCGCCGACCGCGACCACGCGGATGTTCTCCGCCACCTTCGGCTTTCGGCGCAGCGGCAGGCCGGACAGCTCCTCGGCGGAGGGGAACCACGCGCGCACGGGCACGTCGTCGTCGATGATGGCGTTGACGAGATCCTCGGCCTCGGCCGCCTTGCGCTCGTCGAGCGAGGCGAGGTCGAGGTCGATGGTGCAGGCGCTCTCGCCGAGCCGCGCCGACACCGTCTCGCCGCCCGCCACCTCGACGAGCGCGCGCGAGAGCATGTGCTGGCCGGTGTGCAGCGCCATGTGCACGCGGCGCCGGGCCTTGTCGATGGAGCCCGTGACCTCGTCGCCGACCTCGGGAAACGCGCCCTCGAGCACGTGGTGGATGCGGCCCTCTTCGTCCTCCTGCACGTCGATCACGCGCGCGCCGCCGAGCGAGCCGTGATCGGCCATCTGCCCGCCCGCCTCGGGGTAGAACGCGGTCTTGTCGAGCAGGACGCTCGGCCTGTCCCCGAGCGTCGCGCGCGCGGTCACGCGCGCCCGGAACGCGAGCAGGAAGGGATCGTCGTGGTAGAGTCGCATCGCTATTGGCGCAGGGCCGGCAGCACGTGATCGCGCAGGATCGCGGGGAGCAAGCGAAGCTGACCGCAGTGCGCGTCGCCGTCCCCGCCCGCGTAGCCGCGCAGGAAGAAATGGTTTTGCTCGTACGCGCGGCTCAGCCCGAAGGGATCGCCGTCGGGCGGCTGGGGAGGGGCCACCTGCGCGCCGATCTCGCGCAGGAGAAACGACCCCGTCTCCGTGGTCGAGGCGTAGTCGGGCGTGGGGACCGCGCTGTGGGTGACGAACAGGATCGGCCCGCCCTGCGCCGCCGCGCGCGCGAGCGACGCGAAGGGCGCGAGCTGCGCCGGATCGGGGTTGTGGTGGCCCGTCGCCGCGTAGCCCGCGTGCAGCGAGTCGAGCAGTACGACCGCGTCGACGTCGTCGCGCCCGGCCCCGAGGATCTTCGAGATCGCGCCGTAGCCCGCGCTCCACGACGTGAGCACGAGCGAGCGCGGCCGCGCCCCCGGGTGCCCCGACGCACCCGCGACCTCGCGGTTGATCGACGACAGCATCGCGTCGAAGACGGCCGGGTCCGAGAACATGCGCTCGTAGGCGCCCGAGAGCGTGCCCGTGTCGAGGCCCGCGATGACGAGGCCGAGCCCCTCCACCGCGAGCTGCTTGCGCACCGGCTCGAGGCCGTGGAAGTGCACGAGCAGGTCGTAGCCGCCGTCCGGGGCCACCGCGAGGCTCGAGGGCACGAGCACCTTGCCGAGGGGCAGGGGCCGGTAGCCGAGGTAGTCGCCGAAGCCGCGATCGGGGAAGCCGCAGCCGCCCTGCGGCGTGGGCGCGTCGACCGCCGCCACCGCGCGCATGGGCGCGCCGCCGGGCAGGGGCGACATGCCCACCATGCGATCGGGCGGCAGCGGCCCCTCCGCGGCCTCGGCCGCGTCGCGCTGCGAGGCGCTGCCCACCACGACCACGAGCGCGCTCAGCGCGAGCAGAGCGACGTCGCGCAGCCGGGACGCGCCCGTCAGAAGCCCGGGTTTTGAACGGACGGGACCCACGTCTTGCTCTTCGAGGTGGAGGC includes:
- a CDS encoding alanyl-tRNA editing protein, which encodes MRLYHDDPFLLAFRARVTARATLGDRPSVLLDKTAFYPEAGGQMADHGSLGGARVIDVQEDEEGRIHHVLEGAFPEVGDEVTGSIDKARRRVHMALHTGQHMLSRALVEVAGGETVSARLGESACTIDLDLASLDERKAAEAEDLVNAIIDDDVPVRAWFPSAEELSGLPLRRKPKVAENIRVVAVGDFDFTPCGGTHCTRAAQVGVMRVEAVERYKGKARVVFSAGARARGKLAHASDLLRALGRELTCGPDDVRTGIDKLRRELTEAREALGRVRGRVAGSVAAELLASADARGERRVLGVIEDASLDLLRAVAGRITAEGDRVALLAGEADGGTLVLAARGPASDFDCGGFLKRAAAAAGGRGGGRPERAEGRLPAGIDWIAIATVTLGSCPV